One genomic window of Polyangium aurulentum includes the following:
- a CDS encoding LodA/GoxA family CTQ-dependent oxidase, translating into MTTEKKDVISPPPCYDCKGDPAARLKQMFVDIGQARRIEKGQCPAQRAVFRNVHGVAYGRFEVRDDLPPELKVGVFAQAKAFETWVRSSSDSDPAGPDLRTTVGIGIKLFGVEGEKLLEQGDTQDFILQNHDVFFVDDAEEMCEFTYAGVVAGDYPSYLRTHPKTARVFDEMAKVEGSVLTATYWSGLPFKLGEGRYVKYKLVPDTRPENVPNDVANYMAIDMAVRLRQRAYTFKFYVQLFVDDDKTPLDKATVRWSEADSEPIHVATLTLFQQDIEARGQAAYGDNLAFNIWHALPTHEPVGSIALVRKSVYAASAEARRTANGVPLQEPGEPRRPALPISPTAPREPTGKDRCIVRAAIHPSIGVARVGNSHAEGEHGYYIGPEVPDPPAPAPGYHRDRDGRLKRQAARFRIYGLDSEGNVVAELTPDNAEIRWTVHLANKKSAWYQFQLALDIPEAASVPPSGLRNAEVANRADLVIDPGSLSIDARERGGDEYRFDRGRFMGTPVYLGELRTDERGHLIVLGGRGHAAAHNGARAVTFANNEGWHDDISDGPVTAEVHYEGRMLDVDPAWVVVAPPNYAPMQKSVRTMYDLIRDVAIQAGQLPKPRRPSFDRDIRPILERLSRLQWVNAGFAAAFGWKGPFDLASPEWLERLSRPSAADRATRHMLANQFRALDRDGAAPSPWPWLYGDAMNVPPAATPRQNCALTDTQIEMLGQWAMGDFDADYDPNRTPPRSIDEVPLADQPATLDRASLDFCLADAFHPGCEMTWPMRHASLYMPRSPFRIQHATDPVEPSFGGILSSDTALSRSGPLGGQYPGGLTRWMAVPWHTDSASCRSGYSKTYDPYLPTFWPARVPNQVLTRQSYEIVKDTSKPLDERMAAFANRATWLRPIIEQPPEVYEATINTMIEHFDYLSVVEPAEGPPDRENFPAYMEVEDRHDEPDVYDPDASRTNKALASVREAVTGTRPQPAATSPASDLGAIDKVRRFPFGLR; encoded by the coding sequence ATGACCACCGAGAAGAAGGACGTGATATCCCCGCCGCCTTGCTACGATTGCAAGGGCGATCCCGCCGCGCGCCTGAAGCAGATGTTCGTGGACATCGGGCAGGCCCGCCGCATCGAGAAGGGGCAATGCCCGGCGCAGCGGGCCGTGTTCCGGAACGTGCACGGCGTCGCCTACGGCCGATTCGAGGTCCGCGACGATCTACCGCCGGAGCTGAAGGTCGGCGTCTTCGCGCAGGCGAAGGCATTCGAGACCTGGGTGCGCTCCTCGAGCGACAGCGACCCCGCCGGCCCGGACCTGAGGACCACCGTCGGGATCGGCATCAAGCTCTTCGGCGTCGAGGGCGAGAAGCTCCTCGAGCAAGGCGACACCCAGGACTTCATCCTGCAAAACCATGACGTCTTCTTCGTCGATGACGCCGAGGAAATGTGCGAGTTCACCTACGCCGGCGTGGTGGCCGGAGACTATCCGAGCTACCTGCGCACGCACCCCAAGACGGCGCGCGTCTTCGACGAGATGGCCAAGGTCGAGGGCAGCGTCCTCACCGCGACCTACTGGAGCGGCTTGCCATTCAAGCTCGGCGAGGGGCGCTACGTGAAGTACAAGCTCGTGCCGGATACGCGTCCCGAGAACGTACCCAACGACGTGGCGAACTACATGGCCATCGACATGGCGGTCCGGCTGCGCCAGCGGGCATATACCTTCAAATTCTACGTCCAGCTCTTCGTGGACGACGACAAGACGCCCCTCGACAAGGCGACCGTGCGCTGGAGCGAGGCCGACAGCGAGCCGATCCACGTGGCGACGTTGACCCTGTTCCAGCAGGACATCGAGGCGCGCGGCCAGGCGGCGTACGGCGACAACCTGGCATTCAACATCTGGCACGCCCTGCCCACGCACGAGCCGGTCGGCAGCATCGCCCTCGTCCGCAAGTCGGTCTACGCGGCCAGCGCGGAGGCGCGGCGCACGGCCAATGGCGTCCCCCTCCAGGAGCCCGGCGAGCCCCGAAGGCCCGCGCTCCCGATCTCGCCCACGGCCCCGCGCGAGCCGACCGGCAAGGACCGCTGCATCGTGAGGGCCGCCATTCATCCGTCGATCGGCGTCGCCCGTGTCGGCAACAGCCACGCCGAGGGCGAGCATGGCTATTACATCGGACCGGAGGTGCCCGATCCGCCGGCGCCCGCGCCAGGCTACCACCGCGACCGCGACGGCCGCCTGAAGCGTCAGGCGGCCCGGTTCCGTATCTACGGCCTCGACAGCGAGGGCAACGTCGTCGCAGAGCTGACGCCGGACAACGCCGAGATCCGCTGGACCGTCCACCTCGCCAACAAGAAGTCGGCCTGGTACCAATTCCAGCTCGCCCTCGACATCCCCGAGGCCGCCTCCGTCCCGCCGTCGGGCCTGCGGAATGCCGAGGTGGCCAACCGCGCGGACCTGGTCATCGATCCGGGCTCTCTGAGCATCGACGCGCGCGAACGCGGCGGCGACGAGTACAGGTTCGACAGGGGCCGCTTCATGGGCACGCCGGTGTACCTCGGCGAGCTGCGCACCGATGAACGAGGTCACCTCATCGTCCTCGGCGGCCGTGGGCACGCGGCCGCGCACAACGGCGCGCGGGCCGTGACGTTCGCCAACAACGAAGGCTGGCACGACGATATCTCCGACGGGCCCGTCACGGCCGAGGTCCATTACGAGGGCCGCATGCTGGACGTGGATCCGGCCTGGGTGGTGGTGGCGCCGCCGAACTACGCGCCCATGCAGAAGTCGGTGCGCACGATGTACGATCTGATCCGCGACGTCGCCATCCAGGCAGGCCAGCTCCCGAAGCCTCGACGGCCGTCCTTCGACCGGGATATCCGGCCCATCCTCGAGCGGCTCTCGCGGCTGCAATGGGTGAACGCCGGGTTCGCCGCAGCCTTCGGCTGGAAGGGGCCGTTCGACCTCGCCTCCCCCGAATGGCTGGAGCGGCTCTCCAGGCCCAGCGCGGCCGACCGCGCGACGCGGCACATGCTCGCCAATCAGTTCCGCGCCCTCGATCGCGACGGGGCGGCGCCGTCGCCGTGGCCGTGGCTCTACGGCGACGCGATGAACGTCCCGCCGGCCGCGACGCCGCGCCAGAACTGCGCGCTGACGGACACGCAGATCGAGATGCTCGGGCAATGGGCGATGGGCGATTTCGACGCCGATTACGATCCGAACCGGACGCCGCCGCGCAGCATCGACGAGGTGCCGCTCGCAGATCAGCCGGCGACGCTGGACCGCGCGTCCCTCGATTTCTGCCTGGCCGACGCCTTCCACCCCGGCTGCGAGATGACCTGGCCCATGCGGCACGCGAGCCTGTACATGCCCAGGAGCCCGTTTCGCATCCAGCACGCCACGGACCCGGTGGAGCCCAGCTTCGGCGGCATTCTGAGCAGCGACACGGCCCTGTCCAGGTCCGGGCCGCTCGGCGGTCAATACCCCGGCGGGCTCACCCGATGGATGGCCGTGCCGTGGCATACCGACTCGGCGAGCTGCCGATCCGGCTATTCCAAGACCTACGACCCTTACCTGCCCACATTCTGGCCGGCTCGGGTGCCGAACCAGGTGCTCACGCGCCAGAGCTACGAAATCGTCAAGGACACCTCGAAGCCGCTGGACGAGCGCATGGCCGCGTTCGCCAATCGCGCCACGTGGTTGCGGCCCATCATCGAGCAGCCGCCCGAGGTCTACGAGGCCACGATCAACACCATGATCGAGCATTTCGACTATCTCTCTGTCGTGGAGCCCGCCGAGGGACCGCCGGATCGAGAGAACTTCCCGGCCTACATGGAGGTGGAAGATCGGCACGACGAGCCCGATGTGTACGATCCCGACGCGAGCCGCACGAACAAGGCGCTCGCCAGTGTCCGGGAGGCGGTCACCGGCACGAGGCCGCAGCCGGCGGCGACATCCCCTGCGTCGGATCTGGGCGCTATCGACAAGGTCCGCCGCTTTCCGTTCGGTTTGCGCTGA
- a CDS encoding FAD-dependent monooxygenase: MASADVLILGAGPAGAIAALNLAPTRRVLLVERRKDASPRIGESLPPAARRLLTDMGLWESFLSEGHAPCFGNRAIWGGPDPVEMDFVRDLDGHGFHLDRARFEIWLRREAVRRGAALIFPAALHSIARDGDGWRVRLSSDRGVLETRVSVLVDAGGRSAPLSRRLGARRTASDKLVCGWVHGHCAESGPSAGTTYIEAEPDGWWYSAPLPAGRRVLAFHTDADLPAARVTHDRDALLARARSISGLSGVLEAAMFLPDERSGFTAAHSAVTSPYVGDGWLAVGDAASSFDPLSSQGLLNALFTGLAAAEAIERHLEGDADAIPGHARALEGIWAAYERHLRLFYAQEIRWPDRPFWQRRRGALHLTAPAPERALPGLGRLA; the protein is encoded by the coding sequence ATGGCGAGCGCGGACGTCCTGATCCTCGGCGCCGGCCCGGCCGGCGCCATCGCCGCGTTGAACCTCGCGCCCACGCGCCGCGTGCTGCTCGTCGAGCGGCGCAAAGACGCATCTCCGCGTATCGGCGAGTCGCTCCCGCCCGCGGCGCGGCGACTGCTCACGGACATGGGCCTCTGGGAGTCCTTTCTCTCGGAGGGACATGCTCCCTGCTTCGGCAACCGCGCGATCTGGGGTGGGCCAGATCCGGTTGAAATGGATTTCGTGCGCGACCTCGACGGCCACGGGTTCCACCTCGACCGGGCCCGATTCGAGATCTGGTTGCGGCGCGAGGCCGTGCGGCGAGGAGCGGCCTTGATCTTCCCGGCCGCCCTCCACTCCATTGCGCGCGATGGGGACGGCTGGCGGGTCCGGCTCTCGTCCGATCGAGGCGTGCTCGAGACCAGGGTCTCCGTGCTGGTCGACGCTGGCGGGCGCTCTGCCCCGCTCTCGCGCAGGCTGGGCGCCCGGCGTACCGCCAGCGACAAGCTGGTTTGCGGCTGGGTGCATGGCCATTGCGCGGAGAGCGGGCCGAGCGCGGGCACGACGTACATCGAGGCGGAGCCGGACGGCTGGTGGTACTCCGCGCCCCTGCCTGCCGGGCGGCGGGTTCTGGCCTTTCACACCGACGCCGATCTGCCCGCCGCCCGGGTGACACACGATCGCGACGCGCTCCTCGCCCGGGCGAGGTCGATCTCCGGGCTCTCCGGGGTGCTGGAGGCCGCCATGTTCCTGCCCGACGAGCGCAGCGGATTCACCGCGGCCCACAGCGCGGTGACGTCCCCGTACGTGGGCGATGGATGGCTGGCCGTCGGGGACGCGGCCTCGAGCTTCGACCCGCTCTCGTCGCAGGGGCTCTTGAACGCGCTCTTCACCGGGCTCGCGGCGGCGGAGGCCATCGAGCGTCACCTCGAAGGCGACGCGGACGCCATACCCGGTCACGCGCGCGCGCTCGAGGGCATCTGGGCCGCCTATGAGCGCCACCTGCGCCTCTTCTATGCGCAGGAGATCCGCTGGCCCGATCGACCCTTCTGGCAACGGAGGAGGGGGGCACTCCATCTGACAGCTCCCGCTCCAGAAAGAGCGCTCCCGGGACTGGGCCGATTGGCCTAG
- a CDS encoding FG-GAP repeat domain-containing protein: MRLRSTWMMMPLMLMIGACTGVSENDEPALEPELETKTAEQALMSPLDRRRIPIRAIAIADSDCSASAPRCIIPVNADDDVKNDVPPCSGHNGEANDTRVQQGIATANEIYAAAGVEFYLRSFTRVQSPTLWCGAASSQTWAEVKSEIMAGIPEVPANAWPDSLTKGTISAGASFASSWWHAAAATYAPEDEIVMIIPGWRNGSAGDFPHVGRTFVMSPSNLIGNTLAHELGHYLGLAHVYQSAGGQDPDTDLTWTKADRYDLMFRSTVSGPVFFGSKAAAVPYESSLALIEPSCTFVSPGTSCELSCTLAGQTFISGDPEIDGVARRYPDNSVGVNVMSNPPAGCKRHLSESQSHVIWSFFNHEPPITTEFTQRVGTLPTGYTKPLTTARSRLGLVPGTWSIARDFCRYGNEHLYSGDFNGDGRMDLLCNQDDGDMFVDLSNTKGEYWSSEWALSGRNFCRAADEHLYVGDFNGDGRDDLLCNQDDGDMFVDLANTSGEFWSSEWSLSGRNFCRAADEHLYVGDFNGDGRDDLLCNQDDGDMFVDLANTNGEFWSSDWSYARNFCNGAGKELHVGDFNGDGREDVLCNQTNGAMAIDLASTNGEFLSSEWSLASRNFCTGSNATLHVGDFNNDGRSDLMCRDGVSGKTEIDLSNTIGEFWTAEWRGDLDGWCTGATIKDVHVGNADGQFGADIVCNETNGTLSVARVRME, from the coding sequence ATGCGCTTGCGAAGCACGTGGATGATGATGCCGCTCATGCTCATGATCGGGGCCTGCACCGGCGTGAGCGAAAACGACGAGCCCGCGCTCGAGCCCGAGCTCGAGACCAAGACCGCCGAGCAGGCGCTCATGTCGCCCCTCGATCGGAGGAGGATCCCGATTCGCGCCATCGCGATCGCGGACAGCGATTGCTCGGCATCTGCTCCGCGCTGCATCATCCCCGTGAATGCTGATGATGATGTGAAAAACGATGTCCCACCCTGCTCCGGCCACAACGGCGAGGCGAATGATACGCGCGTGCAGCAGGGCATCGCGACCGCCAACGAGATCTACGCCGCCGCTGGCGTGGAGTTCTATCTGCGGAGCTTCACGCGGGTGCAATCCCCCACCTTGTGGTGCGGCGCAGCCTCGTCACAGACGTGGGCGGAGGTGAAGAGCGAGATCATGGCAGGCATCCCGGAGGTCCCTGCGAATGCCTGGCCCGACTCGCTCACCAAAGGCACGATTTCGGCCGGGGCCTCGTTCGCGAGCTCCTGGTGGCACGCGGCAGCAGCGACCTACGCGCCCGAGGACGAGATCGTGATGATCATCCCGGGGTGGCGCAATGGAAGCGCAGGCGATTTCCCTCACGTGGGGAGGACCTTCGTCATGTCCCCTTCCAACTTGATCGGGAATACCCTGGCACACGAGCTCGGGCATTATCTGGGGCTGGCCCACGTGTATCAGTCGGCAGGCGGCCAGGATCCCGACACCGACCTCACCTGGACGAAGGCCGATCGCTATGATCTCATGTTCCGCTCCACGGTGAGTGGCCCTGTCTTCTTCGGCAGCAAGGCCGCCGCGGTCCCTTACGAGAGCAGCCTCGCGCTGATCGAGCCTTCTTGCACCTTCGTTTCACCGGGCACGAGCTGCGAGCTCAGCTGCACGCTCGCGGGCCAGACGTTCATCTCGGGTGACCCGGAGATCGACGGCGTGGCGCGTCGATACCCGGACAACTCCGTCGGCGTGAATGTCATGAGCAACCCGCCCGCGGGATGCAAGCGGCACCTCTCCGAATCGCAGAGCCACGTGATCTGGTCGTTCTTCAACCACGAGCCGCCCATCACCACGGAGTTCACCCAGCGCGTGGGCACGCTGCCGACCGGATACACGAAGCCGCTCACCACCGCCCGCTCCCGCCTCGGCCTCGTCCCTGGCACCTGGTCGATCGCCCGTGACTTCTGCCGCTATGGCAACGAGCACCTGTATTCAGGCGACTTCAACGGCGACGGCCGCATGGATCTGCTCTGCAACCAGGACGACGGCGACATGTTCGTCGATCTCTCGAACACCAAAGGCGAGTACTGGAGCTCCGAGTGGGCCCTCTCCGGTCGCAACTTCTGCCGCGCCGCGGACGAGCACCTCTACGTGGGCGATTTCAACGGCGATGGCCGCGACGATCTGCTCTGCAACCAGGACGACGGCGACATGTTCGTCGATCTCGCCAACACGAGCGGCGAGTTCTGGAGCTCCGAGTGGAGCCTCTCCGGCCGCAACTTCTGCCGCGCCGCGGACGAGCACCTCTACGTGGGCGATTTCAACGGCGATGGCCGCGACGATCTGCTCTGCAACCAGGACGACGGCGACATGTTCGTCGATCTCGCCAACACGAACGGCGAGTTCTGGAGCTCCGATTGGTCCTACGCGCGCAACTTCTGCAACGGAGCCGGGAAGGAGCTCCACGTGGGCGACTTCAACGGCGACGGCCGCGAGGATGTGCTCTGCAACCAGACCAACGGCGCCATGGCCATCGACCTGGCGAGCACGAATGGCGAATTCCTGAGCAGCGAGTGGAGCCTCGCCTCGCGCAACTTCTGCACGGGCTCGAACGCCACGCTGCACGTCGGCGACTTCAACAACGACGGCCGGAGCGACCTCATGTGCCGCGATGGTGTGTCGGGGAAGACCGAGATCGATCTCTCGAACACCATCGGCGAGTTCTGGACGGCCGAGTGGCGCGGCGACCTCGACGGCTGGTGCACCGGCGCCACGATCAAGGACGTCCACGTCGGCAACGCCGACGGGCAGTTCGGCGCGGATATCGTGTGCAACGAGACCAACGGCACGCTGAGCGTGGCGAGGGTGCGGATGGAGTGA
- a CDS encoding TVP38/TMEM64 family protein yields MPDREPRRVPPSDPPPDPAASRTLRNLKIAAVAAVASGLVAAQRLGLFGIFSEPARIKQALVELGPWGYVAFVAAYAALQPFGVPGTMFILAAPLIWPWPVAFALSMAGTMAASVVGFSFARFVARDWVSKFVPARFRAYDEALEKRAFFTVFMLRLIFWMPPMLHVFFGISRVRFWTHFWGSLVGYILPLLATSYFGEKVFDAMRDAPPSTWIGLGAVMVIIVVLFWRFSRRSAEKVIPS; encoded by the coding sequence ATGCCGGATCGCGAGCCTCGTCGCGTGCCGCCGTCCGATCCCCCGCCCGATCCCGCGGCGAGCCGCACGCTTCGCAACCTGAAGATCGCCGCGGTGGCCGCGGTGGCCTCTGGCCTCGTCGCCGCCCAGCGCCTGGGCCTGTTCGGGATCTTCAGCGAGCCCGCGCGCATCAAGCAGGCGCTCGTGGAGCTCGGGCCGTGGGGCTATGTCGCGTTCGTGGCGGCGTACGCCGCGCTCCAGCCGTTCGGCGTGCCGGGCACGATGTTCATCCTGGCCGCGCCGCTCATCTGGCCGTGGCCGGTGGCGTTCGCGCTCTCCATGGCGGGCACCATGGCCGCGAGCGTCGTCGGGTTCTCGTTTGCGCGCTTCGTCGCGCGCGACTGGGTCTCGAAGTTCGTGCCCGCGCGCTTCCGCGCCTACGACGAGGCGCTCGAGAAGCGCGCGTTCTTCACCGTGTTCATGCTCCGGCTGATCTTCTGGATGCCGCCGATGCTCCACGTGTTCTTCGGCATCTCGCGGGTGCGATTCTGGACCCATTTCTGGGGCTCGCTGGTCGGGTACATCCTGCCCCTTTTGGCGACGTCCTATTTCGGCGAAAAGGTCTTCGACGCCATGCGCGACGCGCCCCCCTCGACGTGGATCGGCCTGGGCGCCGTGATGGTCATCATCGTCGTCCTCTTCTGGCGCTTCTCCCGCCGCTCCGCGGAGAAGGTCATTCCTTCGTGA
- a CDS encoding 5'-nucleotidase C-terminal domain-containing protein has product MRTRLGSLLAISGVVLAMATLAACGDDTGGTTTNNTNTGGSGGTGGTGGTGGTGGTGGTGGTGGTGGGMTATPEGSTAVLGLLETTDLHTNILSYDYFKLVEDKAIGLERTATLINQARAELPNNLLVDNGDTIQGTVLADYQAIVSPLPCEQTLAMYKAMNHLQYDVAGIGNHEFNYGLAFLSQVTHTPFDVPDLDLSGSSACAGPLFPQVNSNIFSTKTDKNIFQPSVLVTKTITATGPDGKAIESTLRVGFIDFTPPQILNWDKRWLEGMVFTQGVQEVAPPLIAELRKNGADLVVAIIHGGLDNKPYVPNLENQAWHLAHVPGIDAMLMGHSHQIFPNAKSTTPQFDLPEVDKAKGTVAGVPAVMANFWGQHLGVIKLGLTHDGTSWTVDKTKTIVEARPVTTTCTSGLPVACDGMEQWLTGAPCAFAKMCDMQPDKTKIFVPADPSIASLLDAEHQSTIAYVKTPIGSTDFEMTSMFSEVGDVGAIQIVNQAQADYVATYVQDNLPQYATLPILSVSAPFKTGFGGGNDFTDVMAGPLAINNAADLYLYANTLQAVKVTGAEIQDWLEWAATRFLQIDPTKTTPQPLINPAMPGYNFDMFTDPRISYEIDVTQPLPPLGMKASGRIKNLTFEGAPIDMAQEFIVATNNYRASGGGNFPGLDGSKTIFASPDTNREVLIAYIKKVKDITRANNGSARSFHFTKVVTMGPVTFTSAQNALPKAQAAGLTNISLLQQDDGSGKALSVYAVDLSQ; this is encoded by the coding sequence ATGAGAACGCGACTCGGCAGCCTTCTGGCGATTTCTGGGGTGGTCCTTGCGATGGCCACGCTCGCCGCATGCGGCGACGACACGGGCGGCACGACCACGAACAACACGAACACGGGCGGCTCCGGCGGCACGGGCGGCACGGGTGGGACGGGCGGCACGGGCGGGACGGGCGGCACGGGTGGGACGGGCGGCACGGGCGGCGGGATGACGGCGACCCCGGAAGGATCGACGGCGGTCCTCGGGCTGCTCGAGACGACGGACCTGCACACCAACATCCTGAGCTACGACTATTTCAAGCTCGTCGAGGACAAGGCGATCGGCCTCGAGCGCACCGCGACCCTCATCAATCAGGCGCGCGCCGAGCTGCCGAACAACCTGCTCGTCGACAACGGCGACACCATCCAGGGCACCGTGCTCGCCGATTACCAGGCGATCGTCTCGCCGCTGCCTTGCGAGCAGACGCTGGCCATGTACAAGGCCATGAACCACTTGCAATACGATGTGGCAGGCATCGGCAATCACGAGTTCAACTACGGCCTCGCCTTCCTCTCGCAGGTGACCCATACCCCGTTCGACGTCCCGGACCTCGATCTGAGCGGCTCCTCGGCCTGCGCGGGCCCGCTGTTCCCGCAGGTGAACAGCAACATCTTCAGCACGAAGACGGACAAGAACATCTTCCAGCCGTCGGTGCTCGTCACGAAGACCATCACGGCGACGGGGCCCGACGGCAAGGCCATCGAGAGCACGCTGCGCGTGGGCTTCATCGATTTCACGCCCCCGCAGATCCTGAACTGGGACAAGCGGTGGCTCGAAGGCATGGTGTTCACGCAAGGCGTGCAGGAGGTCGCTCCGCCCCTCATCGCCGAGCTCCGCAAGAACGGCGCGGATCTCGTCGTCGCCATCATCCACGGCGGCCTCGACAACAAGCCGTACGTGCCGAACCTCGAGAACCAGGCGTGGCACCTCGCGCACGTGCCCGGCATCGACGCGATGCTCATGGGCCATTCCCACCAGATCTTCCCCAACGCAAAGAGCACGACGCCGCAATTCGACCTGCCCGAGGTCGACAAGGCCAAGGGCACCGTCGCGGGCGTCCCCGCGGTCATGGCGAATTTCTGGGGCCAGCACCTCGGCGTCATCAAGCTCGGCCTGACCCACGACGGCACGAGCTGGACCGTGGACAAGACGAAGACCATCGTCGAGGCCCGCCCCGTCACGACCACGTGCACGAGCGGGCTCCCCGTCGCGTGCGATGGAATGGAGCAATGGCTCACGGGAGCGCCCTGCGCGTTCGCCAAGATGTGCGACATGCAGCCGGACAAGACGAAGATCTTCGTCCCTGCCGACCCGAGCATCGCGTCGCTGCTCGACGCCGAGCACCAGTCGACCATCGCTTACGTCAAGACGCCGATCGGCTCGACCGATTTCGAGATGACGTCGATGTTCTCCGAAGTGGGCGACGTCGGCGCGATCCAGATCGTCAACCAGGCTCAGGCCGATTACGTCGCCACCTACGTCCAGGATAACCTGCCCCAGTACGCGACGCTCCCCATCCTGTCGGTGAGCGCCCCGTTCAAGACGGGCTTCGGGGGCGGGAACGATTTCACGGACGTGATGGCCGGCCCCCTCGCCATCAACAACGCCGCCGACCTGTACCTGTACGCGAACACGCTCCAGGCGGTGAAGGTGACCGGCGCGGAGATCCAGGACTGGCTCGAATGGGCGGCGACGCGCTTCCTCCAGATCGACCCGACGAAGACGACGCCGCAGCCGCTCATCAACCCGGCGATGCCCGGCTACAACTTCGACATGTTCACCGACCCGCGTATCTCGTACGAGATCGACGTGACGCAGCCGCTGCCCCCCCTGGGCATGAAGGCGAGCGGGCGCATCAAGAACCTGACGTTCGAAGGGGCGCCCATCGATATGGCCCAGGAGTTCATCGTCGCGACGAACAACTACCGCGCGAGCGGCGGCGGCAACTTCCCCGGGCTCGACGGGTCGAAGACGATCTTCGCCTCGCCCGACACCAATCGCGAGGTGCTCATCGCGTACATCAAGAAGGTCAAGGACATCACGCGCGCAAACAACGGCTCCGCGCGGAGCTTCCATTTCACCAAGGTCGTGACCATGGGCCCCGTCACCTTCACCTCGGCGCAGAACGC